Genomic window (Magnolia sinica isolate HGM2019 chromosome 6, MsV1, whole genome shotgun sequence):
CTCGCCTGCAGATCCCACCCGATCATGTCATATCGAATTTGGCTAATTATGGCAACACCAGCGCAGCATCCATCCCATTAGCATTGGATGAAGCTGTTCGAAGCGGAAAGGTGCAGGCACGTAACATTGTTGCCGCTGCAGGATTTGGAGCCGGGCTTACTTGGGGTTCAGCAATATTGAAGTGTGGGGTACGACTCGCGACAAGAACTAGGAAACAGAACCGCAATAGCAACTGTCAATGTAGTTCTACCGTAGATGGTAGACTGCCCTAGCACCCGATTTTGCTTCCGCCATGTGTGGAGAGTCAGTGATCTGTTTGGCTGCTTTCCCCCATTCTCTCTTTCCCCTTCTGTTGGATTTTGCATATTTTGTTTTGAGGATCAAAATAACTTTATTCATTTTTGTTATAATAATTAGTCAGGATAATTTAGAGATAAAATAGAATGGGAAATTGGACACATGGGCTTGATAGACAAATTGGAATTGCGAAATGAAAACATAGCCTTGACTACCAGCTACCATAATACTCAGTTTACATGCTTAATCAGGACCATCCAAATATGGGTCAATCAAATGCACAGGTCAATTGAATGTTTTGTAAGAGTTTTAATGCATAGTATGTTTTACTTAGTGTTTCAGTGCATAGTTCAGTGATAAATGTACTGCGTAAATGTACTGCGTTTCAACTGTGTCGTAAGTTATATATTTAGTGTCCACACGAGATGAGGTGCCCACAAGAGGTGTGTGATGATGGATATAGCCAGCGATGACGTTAAACCAAGTTGAACCAACCAACCTTACCCTGGAAGTGTGTGATAATTCACAGACATGCAATCAGAAATTGTACATCAAATCCAGCCGTCCAAAAAAATGGGTCCGTTTGTTCAATGGATATCCGTTTGTTGAATTTAGAAGGCAAATCGGCAGGAGGCTCAATGTAATTTTGGTCTTGTACAATTGTCGAAAGATTATTCTCCGAGAGaaggttttcttttttttcttttttctttttcgaggaaagaaaagaaaggagaagcaaAAACAATATTTAATTAGCCGTTTATTTATACAGCGCAAAAGTGGTCAATACATAGTAATAATAAAGAATCTATCTATAGGTTATGGAGGACAGCTTTTATAGCCTCCAATTGGACGGAGGAGATGGGCTCTGCTCAAGACGGTGATCGGTCCCTTCACTCGTTTTAGCTGGGTCCTACCCGTTCGATCAATCATTTCCAGTAAAAGAAAGTGTCATGAACTGTGTCATCTGACATGCTCTGCTTCCCGACGGCTCTTGATCCTCCTAATCGTACCCTCAACGGCTATATCAAAAGCGTCCGGGATGGCCCTCAGCGCCTCTGAGCTCCCATGCCTCCTGTACATAACCCTCGGCACCAGCTCCAGCACCCTCTCCCTCATCCTGCTGACGTCAGCGCTAGGAATCCCCATCAGCAACTCCGTTATCTTCCGCCCCCCAAGCACCACCTCCTCCTTGGGTATATACACTGAGAAGTTGGTGTATTCGCCCTCCGGCAGGTGCCATCCGAACTGCGACTTGGCCGACAACTCCTCGAAGAACACCGGTATGCAGCCGGCGAGGATGCTGTCGAACGTCGACCGGCGCGTCGGCGTGTCGCCGGGCGGCTGGAGGCAGAAGCTGGAGCGGAGCATCGGGCGCATGTAGCGGATCGGGTCGTGCTCGCACACGCCTTTGGAGCAGTCGACGATGTCGCAGAGGTTTGTGCGGTTCTCGCACTCGGTTCGGATGCTGTGTCGGATATTGGGAGCCGATGCGACGCCGCCACCGCCGGCGAAGAGCATCAGCTTGGTGCGCCGCGATCGCCGGACCCGAGAAAGCCACGACTCGAGCCTATCGAGGCTCGGCGGGTGGAACGACGTCGGGTACGGGATCGCATGCTCCTGCCACGGCCACGCACGTGACTCGAGCGTGAGCGCCGTGACGTTGTAGAACTCGGGCAGCTCGAGGAACGAGGTGCCCCACTCCGGAAGGTCGTACGTGAGAGGCCGGGAGAAATCCCACGCGACGCGGGCCATCACCAGGAAATGATCGTGGCCGTAATTCCGATCCCAGATCTGGGGCTTATCTTTCTGGAGGAAATCAAACAGATCCAGGCCGTGCTCGGCGCTGGAATTCACATCGGATCCGTAGAGATAACGGAGGGCGTCGAGGCCAGCATAGTAAGGGAGGTAGATAGCGTCGGCCTTTGTAGGGTCCGGTGTTAGGCAGCGGTATTCGAGGATCCGACGGTGGAAAATAAGCTCGAGCATGTCAGGGTCGGTCCGGTACCAGCTGTGGGAGCGGCTGTGGGTCTTTTGACCGAGGCCGTGGTTGGCGATGTACGGACAGAAGTTATCGTAGACGGGGTAGTGGGAGCAATTGGCCAGGAGGTCGAGATTGAAGCGGGAGGGGAGATTTCGGATGTGGATCCAACGGCCGCGGCAGTCTGGGTTTGGAGAGATGGACGGATCTGATTGGGTTTGGCGGGAAGTGGAGAGAGAGACGGAgatgaggagagagaagagaaagaaggggaGAATGGAAGAGGGCATGGTGATGAGGAGAGAGAAAGGGGGAGACTGAGGAAAGGAGGAGACGGAGTGGTGGTTTTGATTTCTACCATTGCGATGGTGAGTGGAGAACGTGGGGGCTAATTTCGGTATATTTGCAGTTTAATCACTCCACTTCCCCTCCTCCTCTCTCATGCTTCAAGGGATTGGTTATCTTTCGTCGCGACTGAAGATTGCCAATATGTCGCTCTGCTGGGCCCACATGCTAATATATTTCATTgattgaaccgtccatattttcGTTGATCAATAACTAATCTTAAGTTCACATAATCACTCTTATTTTTGGAGTTGAATCTGACCTATTGAAAACGTTCTTTTCAATGTCGTAAATTCATCCGCAGGCAATAATATTTTGAACCATTTGTCCAGCATTTCTTAGAGTGTCCCATGAAGCATAGCTTCTGGAACGGaacgtggacggttcagatcatctgatTATCTCAGCGTGTGGGTCAAATAGAGCGACACATGATGGGTTCCTGAGTCGCGTCAGAGACAAAAAGGATCTCGTGAGGAAGCCTTCTACGGAGAAATTACAGGATACGTGGCCCGTTTCGTTCCACTTTTATACCCGCTTTTCCAATTCTGCATTAGTGGGAACATTGATTAGAATCACATGGCCCTCTTTTGTCCTTTTGAGTAATTGTATCAGTGGGAAAATCGTCCTGCCTGGGATGCGTATACCATCCCAGGAACTCAATGGTCCCACAATTGGGCCCACCATTTTGTGATTTAGGTCGTTGATCTAATGGCTCACAAGTCGGGGCcatgttttttttctttaataataataattaggacCGTTGCTATGATTTGGATGTCCAAAAAACTCTTTCAGATTGGATGATTCTATTAATGCAAGCTATGGCTGTTATTTTTGGACCATCTTTCTGCTTTGTCATATCCGTTTATTTTTAGGGAAGTGGTCCATCAAGACATCGCCCAGCTATTATTGGTACCTTCACATCAATGGTCGGGATACACGAGTTTTAAATATACAAACTGGTGCATAGAAACACCATTCACGCTTTGTGAATTGGTTTCAgcttgtacatgtggggcccgctgctcagtgatccataccattgGGGTGTTGGGTCCGGCACCGTTTCCCGCAAATATCCTAACTCTTCAAAGTATGACTAATAAATTGATGGTTAAGAAGAGTAATGCAGCCGCTGTACCCATTCAACTGAAAAGAGGGAGAATCGACGGgttggatcttccaatctgaagGCAATCGGCAAGAACTGTTGATCTCTGCACCCTGCATGGGCCTCACTTTTACTAAATAGGAGTGCACACGAAACTGGTAGAACCAGTAAACCAAATCGGAATCGACTAGACCACATGGTTTGCTCTGATTACGTAGTGCACCGGTTCCAATTCCGGTTCCAAAACTAAAGAATCGATTAGATCTATTCAGTTGTTGGTTTGGGGTTCCATAGTATCGAACTGGACCATAAAACCAAATCCTGGAATCGAACTTGAAACCAGACTCCTTGATCGATTAATATTTAagttctattttttaaaataataacacTAAACCATTCTTGGATCACGGTAATAGATATTACCAAGAAACTCTTTTTAGGAACAAGAAAGGGTCCTgaaaacaaaccatgacaagattactgttggggacaaaacatacaagtccgcagactcggactaaatgcctcgggccaccaaaggatgtgtcaaattcgaggagttattcgctagaccgaggcaaaggttgagtcggccccgacgggtcggcagggtcgtcagtgtctcgggcatgcttcgggcggacctctttatcggatcgaccgtcacaagatgaagccgcactccggatgtcttgggataagattcccgatcccgaaactcacgggatcggatgaaggcatgagacggacacgatcctgtttccgtgatcccaggagaagattccgtgatcccaggagaagatctcgcgcacaataccaggaagagaatcctcgtacgattaaatgccccagc
Coding sequences:
- the LOC131248335 gene encoding probable xyloglucan galactosyltransferase GT19, translating into MPSSILPFFLFSLLISVSLSTSRQTQSDPSISPNPDCRGRWIHIRNLPSRFNLDLLANCSHYPVYDNFCPYIANHGLGQKTHSRSHSWYRTDPDMLELIFHRRILEYRCLTPDPTKADAIYLPYYAGLDALRYLYGSDVNSSAEHGLDLFDFLQKDKPQIWDRNYGHDHFLVMARVAWDFSRPLTYDLPEWGTSFLELPEFYNVTALTLESRAWPWQEHAIPYPTSFHPPSLDRLESWLSRVRRSRRTKLMLFAGGGGVASAPNIRHSIRTECENRTNLCDIVDCSKGVCEHDPIRYMRPMLRSSFCLQPPGDTPTRRSTFDSILAGCIPVFFEELSAKSQFGWHLPEGEYTNFSVYIPKEEVVLGGRKITELLMGIPSADVSRMRERVLELVPRVMYRRHGSSEALRAIPDAFDIAVEGTIRRIKSRREAEHVR